The Brassica napus cultivar Da-Ae chromosome C1, Da-Ae, whole genome shotgun sequence DNA segment GCAACTACCTGTGCATTGTCTAGTCGACTGTGATCCATATGGCTTTGAGATCCTAGCCACATACCGTTTTGGCTCCATGGTTAGATTCTGTTATAGATTAGAGAATCTAATTCACTGCCTGTGTTGTCTTGTTGAATGGGTTTTGACTTTTCATACTGATCCTTGTTTTTACCTATTGTCATTCTGTAAGCAAATGGCCTATGATATAGAATCATTGCGAGCACCAGAAATGAAATGGTTGGGAGCTTTTCCTTCAGACTCTGAGATATACGGTGTTCCCCAACAGTGTCTATTGCCATTGACAGAAGAAGGTAAGATCATTAAACATTTGTATTTGTCCCTTATTCACAGCTTTTCTGAGACTAGGCAATTATCACTCACAGATAAGAAAAGAACTGAAGCAATGTTGCTTAGATGCTACCTGAAGCGTGAAATGCCACAATGGAGGTATCATCAAACTTCCATGTCTTTTTTGTATTCACATATCATCCAAAAGCACAAAACTAACACGACTTGGTCTTTTAAAGGCTGGAACTTGAAACGATGCTGAAAAGAGGAGTGAAGTTTGAGATCGAAGCACTCTCAGTTCACTCACTCTCGTTTTTATCAGAAGTTTACATTCCTTCTAAAATACGTAGTGAGGGAAGCTTCCATTGAGCTCTATAGGAGTCTCCAGAGTCCAGTTCAGCCATTTAGGTATGCTCATCGTATTCTATCTCTTAgtaaaacaccaaatcaaattaATCAACCACTCTTTTTATTGATAaagaaaatacaatttattatagagaaaaagacaaaaatagtaatttatgttcccaaactagcactcaagatcaaaagtcacaaaaatagcatttaatgttttatcaaagtcacaaacttagggattagagttaaagggtggggtttaggatttagggtttagggtttggagtttagggtttagggtttagattttagggtttagggtttagggtttagggtttagggtttatggtttatggtttagagtttaaggtttagggtttagagttgagaaatgaggttttggagataagatttcaaatttagaaaaataaaaaaattaaaattttcaaaggataaacttagaaaggtgttattttagtcattttagtttttgagtgttatttttgtgatataaacttagatgctattttggagatttgccatTTATTATAACTCTCAATTCcgaataataaattaaagacCAAAGTAAAAATGAGTCGTGTGTTTTACAAAACTACCACTCCCGGTTCATTTTCTTTCTAATCCTTCTAATGTCGCAAACCTAATTTAAAGAAGCTGTTCCCCTGAAACCCTTAAAACCTTTGGGACATTCCGACCTAAACAAAGACAAATCCTTTCACACACCAAACAAAGGATGTCGTCTCTGTCTCGCCTTCTCCTCCGTGCCACCAACAACTTCAACACCCCCACGAGCGGCCGCTTTTTCTCCGCCGCTACCGCTGCTGCAGCCGCAACCTCGCAACGAACACCGTCCCTAATCACCCTCGTAAACGACGAACAAGACCCTAAGTACATCACGGAGAAGTTCAAAAAGGCTTCCGAAACGGAGTGGTTCCGGAAGAACATAGCCGTCTATGAGAGAACCGTCCGCCGCCTTGCCGCAGCCAAGAAGTTTGAGTGGATCGAGGAGATCCTGGAGGAGCAGAACAAGTACCATAACATGTCAAAGGAAGGATTCGTGGCGAGGATCATCAATCTCTACGGACGAGCTGGTATGTTTGAGAATGCACAGAAGGTGTTCGACGGAATGCCTGAGAGAAACTGCAAGAGGTCAGTGTTGTCTTTCAACGCTTTGCTGAATGCGTCTGTGAACTCCAAGAAGTTCGATTTGCTCGAAAGTATCTTCAAGGAGTTGCCAGGTAAACTCTCGATCCAACCAGATATTGCGTCTTACAATACTCTGATCAAGGGGTTGTGCGGAAAGGGTTCTTTGTCGGAAGCTATTGCCTTGATTGATGAGATTGAGAACAAGGGTCTGAAACCTGATCATTTCACCTACAACTTGCTTTTACATGAGACTTATACAAAAGGGCATTTTGAGCTGGGAGAGGAGATATGGGCTAGAATGGTGGAGAAGGATCTTGCAAGGGACATACGTAGTTACAATGCTCGGTTGTTAGGATTAGCCTTGGAGATGAAATCAGAAGAGATGGTTAATCTCTTTGACGAACTTAAGGGTAATGGGATCAAACCTGATGTATTCACGTTCACTGCCATGGTTAGAGGATGTGCCGGTGCAGGAAAAATGGATGAAGCCAAAACGTGGTACAAGGAGTTAGAGAAGAACGGTTTTCGCCCAATGAAATTGCTCTTTTCCACGTTGCTTCCTGCAATGTGCAAGGCTGGTGATTTGGAGTCGGCTTTTGAGCTCTGCAAGGAGATATTCACTAAGCGTCTACTTGTCGATGGGGACATCATGCAAGAGGTAGTTGATGAATTGGTGAAAGGATCAAAGAAAGATGAAGCTGAGGAGATTGTTGAACTCGCCAAGAAGAACGATTATTTACAGTTCAAGCTACATCTCTCTTCGAAAGAGTAGTTCATTAGCAAGCTTCTCTACCTGAGTCTATGTTTCCTCTCTTAAGTGTCTTGTTGTTGCACACTGTGAGACCAGTGTTCGAATAACCAAACTACCTTTGTTTTTGTGTGCTTTCTTTGAATTTTGAGAATTTAGACTTATTCCATTCTTTTTGTTGTTAATGCCTAAAAAACGATATGCAGTTAATGGTTTTactttgtgacaaaaaaaaaagaaaaatggtttTACTAATAAAATGGCATGCAGTCGAGAAGTTTACACATCTGTAAATAGTATTTCCTCTCCGGCGACGCTCCATCTCCTCGGAAGTTGTTGTCCGGCTTTTGACTCTGGCGACGTTGACTAGTCCTCCGGTGACGTCGGCCGGCTTGCTCTCCAGTCTTTTCTGGAGTTTTTTCCTGGTTTTTGTTCGATCATCGTTTCTGTCGTCCTCTGTTTCAACTGACTCTTGATCCGACTCTTCGATTGCTCTTTCCTTTCCCTCGCGTGGGATGTTTCATCTTCAAgcttatttttatcataaaagaTGTCTGCTCTACCTTTCAGGAAAATCGAAGATTTGTTGGTTCGATTGTAGACGGTTAAGTTTATTTGATGAAACGATTGATCTGTCAGATTAGGTTTCTCGACTTCGATTGGGTGAGGGCGGTTCTGTTTGAACGACCTTCTTCTCTGGTTGGTCTCTGCTGTTTGTGGAGCTCCGTCGTAGCGCCTCCTCTCTGACTCCGGAGAAAGATGATGCATCCTTACCTTGACGCGTGTTTCTCTATCGATCGGCGTTAGAACACGTCCTGGATGACCgatcgtttcttcctcgacggTTTTTCTCTTGATGGGCCTTTGTCCTCGAGAGTTTTGTATAGACTGGGCCTTTGTGTTGGTCTTTGTTATGTTTGTGTAGCCCATGTTTGGGCCTTGGTATTATAGTGTAAAACTCTGCCCGTTTGGGCtttggtttaataaaaatttcagtgaaaaaaaaaaatatatatagtatttccTCCTTTCGTTAACGCCTTAACGGTATGGTATGCAGTTGGTGATTGCAATATAAAAGGAGCGCACAACCGATGATTTTACAAGAAAAACGCTGCGTAGTCGAGAGAGAGGGTCCTTGACTCCTTGCATAGCAAAACGGCACGCGGTTCTATTTTGTCTAGACCTAGCTATTCGTCTCTgtccaaaacccaaaaccctcaCACTCACATTTCTACCTGCACGAAGAGCAATGAGCAAAGTGGGCTCCTCGCTGTACACTCGCCTCCATGGAATCTTCAAAGAATCTCCCATCTCCACCGTCAAGACCACCGCAAAACCCAGAACCCAAACCAAATCCAATAAGTTCGTCAAAAAATCTAAGAAACCCACAGCTTCTCCCGCCTCCGCCTCCGTCGCCGGAGGAGACGCAGTGATGTCCTCGAACGACTCAAAGCCAACGAAAGATTCAAACTTGACGAAGAAAGTAGAGAAATTCAAAAGATCCTGCGAGTCCCAGAGCTTCCGCCAAGTCCACGGACTCTACAGCGCCTTCATCCGCCGTCTCAGGGAGGCGAACAAGTTCTCGATCATCGACGAGGTCCTCCAGCACCAGAAGAAGTACGAAGACATAAAGTCCGAAGATTTCGTCATCCGCATGATGCTTCTCTACGGATACTCAGGAATGGCCGATCACGCCCACAAGctgttcgacgaaatgcctGAGCTAAACTGCGAAAGGACCAACAAGTCGTTCAACGCTCTTTTATCGGCTTATGTTAATTCGAGGAAGGTCGATGAGGCTATGAAGGTGTTCAAGGAGTTGCCGGAGAAGCTAGGTATAACTCCTGATCTCGTCACTTATAATACAATGATCAAGGCGGTTTGTCGTAAAGGCTCGATGGAGGATATATTGTCGATCTTGGAGGAGGTTGAGAGGAACGGGCTTGAGCCTGACATGATCACTTTCAATACGTTGTTGGAGGAGTTTTATAGGAGGGATTTGTTTGCTGAAGGAGATAGGATTTGGGATTTGATGAAGTCGAAGGACCTTGTTCCCAACATTAGGAGTTATAACTCGAGAGTGAGAGGTTTGACGAGGAACAAGAAGTTTGCAGATGCGGTTGAACTCACTGGTGTTATGAGAGCCGAAGGGATCTCTCCTGATGTTCATACGTACAATGCTTTCATCACCGGTTACCGCGGCGATAATAATATCGAGGAGGCTTTGAAATGGTACGATGAGATGAAGGAGAACGGTTTGGTTCCTGATACTGTGACTTACTGTTTGTTGATCCCTCTCGTTTGTAAGAAAGGGGATCTTGATAGAGCGGTTGAGATGTCGGAAGAAGCTATTAGGCACAAGGTTCTGTCTCGCCCCAACATGTATAAACCAGTGATCGATGGTTTGGTGGGTGAAGGAAAGATTGATAAAGCAATGCAGCTAGTGAAGGATGGTAAGTTACAGAGTTACTTTCGTTACTTACCAGGCGTGTCCACTGGTAAGAAGGATACCGCTACCGTTCCTGTCTCTTCAAGTCCGGTCGAAGCTAGCGTGGGGGACGAGTAAGAAATGCTGATCAGTGTTTAGCAACTGCTTTAACGAATGCGTTATAATGGTGGCTTCCTATCTTGTTATCAGTCGTTTAGATTTGTTAACCAGTTGACTCCACTTGCAAGGAAACATGGTTATTGGTGtgtcttgtgttttttttttttaaattcaattcataattttgaaatttcgcTTTCTTTTATAGTTTCTCATTTTAAGgaataaagttttaaattttcatattatGAAAAGAATATGCATATACGTAAAAATCTATAAAGACAGAGCAATTTAAAATGGGAGAACAACTAAAGCTGGTTATATTAAATGAAGCTAGTGCCATTTCGTCTTTTCCATGATTATTTTAAGATGTTTagcgtattttatatttttcaaactcTACCATAATTAAACCCGAACTTCCACTAAAAAATTCATTCTAAGAattccgggttaatcatgctctaatgtTCATGGTAAGTTGATAACCCCTAACAATAAAATCTAGAACATGAAATGCGTTTTAGTTGTCCAtaaacgaaacaaaaaaaaattctagataGGATGGAGTTATTATTCGGAATAATAATACTTTTgatcaaaatttgatttaacaAAATGTtcagttggaaaaaaaaaacgaagcgGTTGAGAGAGATaggcaaaaaaaatatttcaaatattttagtattGGTGATTGGCCTTTGCTTACCATGATAAATCTTTTACAATTAATGAGTATAATAATATATAGGTATGATATCATGAAATGATCTTTCTGTTTTCACTTCTAGTGCCCCCGCAGAATAAACAATTTTTCGGTATACAAAATATCCTAGACGACGCATTTTCAGGCAAGACAAGATaacattaaagtcatgtatcaAAAAAATCAGATACACTTGCCTTAGTtaaacaaagaacaatcttatatttatttactataaAAGTAATTCTATAGATTTTCTTTCGTTAGACACCACCAATCAAACAAGCAAGGATGATGCTACATGCTTTTCCTCCAATGGATTTCTCTGTGGATGTGGTTAGGCGAAAACACGAGTACACAATTCTTCTCTTTTTAATCCaattaatttttgataaaatacttTTCTTTAATTGCAGAGCTTTGAGATGCAAGTGAATAATAACTGTGACCTTTGCGACCAAAAAGTAACGGAAATTATGCATTCTATCATTGGTACCATCTTCTTCTATATTTacgtgttgttgttgttaatgATGATCTATTCCAGTTTCCAATTACGTTacattcattttataaatatatatatatataacatttttttgcaGCTGTTTACTCTGTGACTTATGGCAATATAATGAAGCTGGAGGCTAGAGCTAACCCTAATTTTTTTATGGCGGTTGTTTATAAGTATCGCGATCACGGCAAGATCATAAGGCTCCACTTTGAAGGCGCACCTATCGCTCCTCAACCTGGAGAAGGAATAGGAGGAGGAGGCTATTACAACGCCCCTGTTAATTATCCATACCATTCTCCTTATGCTCCACAGCAGCAGCTTCTCCCTGGAAACTTTGGTTATCCGATGTCGAAGCCGCCTCCGCCACAGCAGAAGGAGGCTCCAGAGGGGGTGTATAAGCAGCATACTGTGCCTCCTCCTTTTGCTATGCAGCCGCCACCGCCAATGCCGTTGTCTAGTTACTCTTACATTGAACCTCCGTATTGGCCGGCCGCTCCACCGAGTGGTGGTAAGTGTGTGATTATGTGATGTGTGACGAAGAGTGGAGCTCTTATTTTGTCTCACAAGCTGCCTTTTGGTTTATATTCGTGATCGCTGTTTTAGAAAATGCGATTGCGTTTATAGACAAAGTGAATTTCTgattgtgttttcttttgtctGAACAACAGTTATAAAAGACAAATCGTTGACTAGTGCCTAATCTGTTTGAAACCAGAATAAAGTTTGCATTTGAGAGACAAGTTTTATGATTATGCTTCACTTGTTCATAGCATCTCTGACTGTGACTCATGTATGCGACAGAGatctctaaaataaataaaaaaatagaaatgatattTTTACTTCAATATGTTCCTTTATAATAGAAAGGAATGCTATATTTACTTCTATAAATAGATGAATACTATTTTTTTCCctaaatatagagaaaaaaataacattcttCTATTTATGGAGATAAATATAGCATTTCTTTATTATAGAGGAACACATTGGAACAAAAACAccttctctattttttttctctattttagagatttcTATTATAAAGAATTAAAAAGATGTGGGAGATGGTCTTAGAAGAATTGTCAGATAAAGAGTGACAGCGATCATTATGTACGTGCTAGTTGCTTCTTCagacaaatttattttaaacatttcatCGGTGGGTGGGGGTGTTGGGTTCATCATCATTCCCATTCACAATATCCGTAGGGCCCAAGCAACTATTTACTGATTATTTCTAACTTCAAACATGACCTCTCACTCTCCAATCATTTCTTTGGGTGGTTGTCCAACTTCGGTTTTCTTAGAGTATTTCCAATCTTACTGTAAAATTTACCGTAAAATAGAGTGAATTATGCAgttgtaaacaaataaaaaaaacattaccgCATACATGAAATAATGCATTTTTTTCACAACTACAAAATTCATtccattttgcagtaaattTTGTAGTGGAGTTGAAAATGCTCTTAAACTCTTTCTacctaaattttatattatgaaatttaaGCTAAAAGAAAAAGCTGATAACAATTTTTAGATATGCACCATAGCTTCCTTTTGTGTACTTGAAAATTATTGCAtctatttgctttttttttgttcctccATCATACCATATAAACACAAAGAATACCATCTGAATGCATGATATTTccccaaaataataatttgtttaagACTTTTACGAGTCTTGTGACTTCTCTGcgaatcttgttttttttttccggcaTCTTACGAGTATTGTTATGGTGTTTGGGTTTTAGCTTTGAACATTATTGAGCAAGGTTGTATACATGgatatatgtgtttagttttgttttttttaaaggatataTGTGTTCACACTTTGATTCTAAGAGAGGCGGCATCAGACATTTTCTTTCAATAGGAACTGGATCCACTTTGATTCTAAGAGAGTCTGGTTGTTTAACTTGATTCTTTTGTTTCCTTGTTTTGTCCACTGATTAGTTTATTGCTCTAATCGTCTTCCGCTCTCTGTCATTTTCTCAGCCTGAATATTATAACCAAATGAGAAAACTACGCTATCATGTTATTTGTAATCATAATATGTAATATGAATCGAAATACCTAATATTCATGATACATTCACTTCAACTATCTAATCCTTGTTGTTTGATGTAACACTACTAAACTCTTCTTCTTggttctatcatttttgttggTTTTTCGTTTAGATCAATTGAGATAGTCAACCACATGCATATGTATTGTATCCATGATTAGATATTTGgcacaatttttaaacaaaCCGTTCACATCCTAAGAAATTGTATTTCTATtcattggtttttaattataaatatattttaaattctttcAAATCTTATGTAATGTATTTTATTGATGAAATCTCTAGTTTCAGTGGGCTGAAATTTTAAAGAGTTTGTACAAACTACTAATTCAGTAACCATGGATTTGAGATGGTTTTTTAGAAAGGTTAGCTATAATAAGCgaaaatttgaaagaatttcATTTTCTACTGATACATTCAAATAAATCTGACGGACATTGCTACATATGTGTCTGCAACACATATGCTATTTTTGGAGAGGCCAGTGTGGAGTACTTGAGTTCTAAGATGAAGTCACAAGCTTTATACACATTATCAACATCTTTCATAAATGAATCTATAGTATGTGGTGcacaaaaaatgtatataaaatcatatatatgttaatagaAGACAACTATCAGAAGATTTGAACTTATACAAAActcatgaaaagaaatgatCAGCTTCAAGTGTGATTGTGCAAAGGTTGACAATCCAATTGCTTTGGTATTTATACACTATTTTGGGATAACTAAACTATATATGAATATGACCTTTATGAAATGTTAATAGAAAAACTATTTATGTCGCAAGTGTtaccaaatatttaaaattgataGAATGTAtgttaatgatttaaaataaataaagtggcCTGGTAAGTAATGAATATATATGGTCATGTTAGATATGCAATAGTCATTTAAGACAtactttttaaacatatataatatagtaaATAAGTGGATTCAAGGGATGATTAATCTTTCATGTTTCAATAGTGAGGCCGTGTGGGCGATATCTTTTCAGAATGTCattgtcttttctttttgtggTTTATGTCATTGTCTTCAATTCAATTGCGACACCATGCATTATTGAGACACCAATAttgataatttttcaaaatgtcaaTGTCTTCCAAAATTTTGTGTGAAATTATGGATCAAACATATAACAGCTTCAAAATACACATTCAGAAGTCAAAAAAGTGTATGTGATTGAAATCTAAATCATGATTGGATATATGATCAAGTGTATAAATCACAAGTCATAACTAACCAAAATTATGAAATACTCTTCAAATCTTACCATATATGGGTAGATGCAAGATATTCAAATAACAAAGTGGGCCTTTTTACTGGGCCTAATGCGTATGTATTAATTGGggctttaaataaataattatctcattatttaaaaaagaaaaggtttTGGATAATGGATAAGCCCCTCCTCGCGTTGGTTGAGACttgagaggaggaagaagaagaaagatcgGTTCTTGGTTTGAGAACTCAATGGCGGTTTCTTCTGTAACTTCATTCATATTGCCCTCTTTCCCAAATCCAACCAGACAGAAACTCTCTCTGCTTTCATtgtttccatcttcttcttctactcatGGCAGCATTGGATTTGGCTCCTCCGTCCTTAACAAAGCTTACGAATAAGATCTTCGCTGCTCCAGAAACTCTCGATGAACCATCCTCTGAGGAATTCTCCGAGGTAACACACTCTTTTTTCCTTTCTCTGATTCTTCGATTTGTTTGCTTAAGACAATGTTTTGTAGAATCATTAGCATGTCATATCCGTTTTCTGGCGTATCTGCTTGATAAAGCTTGTCccttttatgtgtgttttagtGTTTGTTCTGGTAAAGTTTACTCCTTTTTTGTATCTGTTAGGTTCCGAGCTCTTCCTCCGTAAGTGTAGACGCAGATAAGGTATCTTCCAGCTCACTACTAGAATGTTCGATAGGCAGATTTGTCAAAGTTGTTGTCTTTTTTGGTTTACTACGCTCTTAAGTGCCTTAGGTGCCATTAAAGTAGATAATTTTCAGACCAGAGTTATGCTTTCTTTGGAGATTCattgttttgtttggttaagTTGATTTGTTTTCTATTTGTAAGCAGATGGCGCCGAAGCAAAAGATTAGGATCAAGCTTAGATCATACTGGGTGCCTCTTATTGAGGACTCATGCAAGCAGATACTTGACGCTGCGAGGAATACTAATGCTAAGACTATGGACCCTGTTCCATTGCCGACCAAGAAGCGTATCTACTGCGTTCTCAAGTCTCCCCACGTTCACAAGGATGCAAGGTTCCACTTTGAGATCCGGACGCACCAGCGGATGATTGATATTCTCTACCCTACTGCTCAGACCATCGACTCCTTGATGCAGCTGGATCTTCCTGCGGGTGTTGATGTGGAGGTGAAGCTTTGAAGATCAGCCGTAACTTTACAGTGGTAACAAAAACACTCTCAAACTAATGTGTCTAGTTAGTGAACTGAATGCAAACTCTTCATCAGAATAGGATCTAACCTCTTAATATCTTGATGCTTGTTCTTGACTAAAGTGTTTCTTCCTCACAGGTGATGGGCGCTTGCATTGCATGAAAAGACTGTTTCAGATCAACTACACTTCTTAGAACTTGTAAGCCCTGTATCATCTTTTTGAGAGCCTCTGTAATGAATATTCTCTGGTTCTTGTTCTTAATTGATGAACAAATCAGCTAGTAAGCAAGTTCAAAGGAATCCTTTTTTGTATGTGTGTTTACTAATTGTTTTGCTGTCAACTGTTATAACATAAATAAGTtcaatgtatttttcttttgtattttagTGGAATCCTTATTTGAATATACAAGTATGAATAGAAACATGAAAAAC contains these protein-coding regions:
- the LOC125580305 gene encoding pentatricopeptide repeat-containing protein At3g13160, mitochondrial-like, translating into MSSLSRLLLRATNNFNTPTSGRFFSAATAAAAATSQRTPSLITLVNDEQDPKYITEKFKKASETEWFRKNIAVYERTVRRLAAAKKFEWIEEILEEQNKYHNMSKEGFVARIINLYGRAGMFENAQKVFDGMPERNCKRSVLSFNALLNASVNSKKFDLLESIFKELPGKLSIQPDIASYNTLIKGLCGKGSLSEAIALIDEIENKGLKPDHFTYNLLLHETYTKGHFELGEEIWARMVEKDLARDIRSYNARLLGLALEMKSEEMVNLFDELKGNGIKPDVFTFTAMVRGCAGAGKMDEAKTWYKELEKNGFRPMKLLFSTLLPAMCKAGDLESAFELCKEIFTKRLLVDGDIMQEVVDELVKGSKKDEAEEIVELAKKNDYLQFKLHLSSKE
- the LOC106377515 gene encoding pentatricopeptide repeat-containing protein At3g13150 — its product is MSKVGSSLYTRLHGIFKESPISTVKTTAKPRTQTKSNKFVKKSKKPTASPASASVAGGDAVMSSNDSKPTKDSNLTKKVEKFKRSCESQSFRQVHGLYSAFIRRLREANKFSIIDEVLQHQKKYEDIKSEDFVIRMMLLYGYSGMADHAHKLFDEMPELNCERTNKSFNALLSAYVNSRKVDEAMKVFKELPEKLGITPDLVTYNTMIKAVCRKGSMEDILSILEEVERNGLEPDMITFNTLLEEFYRRDLFAEGDRIWDLMKSKDLVPNIRSYNSRVRGLTRNKKFADAVELTGVMRAEGISPDVHTYNAFITGYRGDNNIEEALKWYDEMKENGLVPDTVTYCLLIPLVCKKGDLDRAVEMSEEAIRHKVLSRPNMYKPVIDGLVGEGKIDKAMQLVKDGKLQSYFRYLPGVSTGKKDTATVPVSSSPVEASVGDE
- the LOC106375089 gene encoding extensin, yielding MQVNNNCDLCDQKVTEIMHSIIAVYSVTYGNIMKLEARANPNFFMAVVYKYRDHGKIIRLHFEGAPIAPQPGEGIGGGGYYNAPVNYPYHSPYAPQQQLLPGNFGYPMSKPPPPQQKEAPEGVYKQHTVPPPFAMQPPPPMPLSSYSYIEPPYWPAAPPSGGKCVIM